The Chryseolinea soli nucleotide sequence TGCACACTTCGGGCACGAGGGGAATGCCTTCCTGGCGGGCCGAAGCAATGTCGAGGGCGGTGATGAGATTTTCGCGGGCGTCCGAGCGGGGTTCGCTGATAGGGAGTTGGGCGCCCGTGAAGACCACAGGCTTGCTCAATCCTTCCAGCATGAAGCTGAGGGCCGACGCCGTGTAGGCCATGGTGTCGGTGCCGTGCAGGACCACGAAGCCGTCGTGGTTCGCGTATTGGTCGCGGATGATGTTACCGATGAGACGCCAGTGCTCGATGTCGACATTTGACGAATCGATGGGGTGTTCGAACGAAACCGCCGTGATCTCGAGGGCGAGGTTTTTCAGCGTCGGCAATTGTTCGAGGATGTAGGGGAAGTTGAAGGGCACGAGCACGCCTTCGCGGTCGTAGGTCATGCCGAAGGTTCCGCCGGTATAAATGATCAGGATGCGGGCGCGCGACTTGCCCGGCAGCGCGGTATTGATGCTGACGGTGTTGAGGTTCATCATACGGAAAGGTTGAACAGGGCGAGGGCGTTACGGGTGGTCATGGATCGAACGTCTTCCAAGGGACATTTTTTTACGGTGGCAATCTTGTCCGCCACCAAGGGTATATACGACGGCTCGTTGCGTTTGCCCCGGTGCGGCACGGGGGCAAGATAAGGACTATCCGTTTCCAAAACCATATGATCGAGGCTCACGGCTTCCAGCACGGGCTCGAGTCCTCCATTTTTAAAAGTAGCCACGCCACCGATGCCCAGGTAGAATCCCAGTTTGATGATGCGCTCGGCCTGCTCCACGGTGCCGCCGTAGCAATGAAAGATCCCCGAGAGGCGTCCATCCTGAACCTTCTCCACCAGGTCGATGGTCTTGTCCAAGCTTTCGCGGCAGTGGATCACGATGGGGAGGGAATATCGCTTTGCCCATTCGATCTGCACGTTGAAAGCCTCGACTTGCTGGTCCCAAAAGGTCTTGTCCCAATACAAATCGGTGCCGATCTCCCCTACTGCGGCAAATTTTCGTTTTGAAAGCCAGTTTTCCACGAGGTAGAGCTCGCGTTCGAAATCCTTCTTCACCGAACAGGGGTGCAGGCCCATCATCGCGATGCAGGTTTGGGGTGAGCGGCTTTCGAGTTCCATCATGCGGTCGATGGACGTGTGGTCCACGTTGGGCATGAAGATCTTGCCGATCTGCTGCTCCTCGCACCGGTGCAGCATGTCGGCGTAGTCTTTTATAAAATCCTCGTGATAGATATGGGCGTGCGTGTCGACATAAAAATTCATGCCGCAAAAGTACAAGTTCTCCGGGAGGATGCGCGCTTTGGGGTGGTAAGAAAATTGACGGATCTCCGGTTAGGTATTGTCTATGCACATATTGCGCATTATACATAGTCTTGTGTATGATCAGGGCTAAAGCCCGGGTGGGAATTACGTTAACCCAGACCTAAGGCCCGGGTTATTCGGTAGACAAATAGGTTATAACAAATACTTCCGGAAGATGATGATGCCGATCACCACGGCCATACACGACACCACCAGCACGGCGCCGGCGGCGATGTCTTTGATCTTGCCCGCCAGCGGCTTTCGTTCCAGGGTGACCAGGTCCACCAGCGACTCGATGGCCGAGTTCATCAATTCCAACCCGATGACCACCCCAATGCAGAGGATCACGATGCACCATTCCTCGGGTGTGATGCTGACATAAAACCCGGCACCAATCACCAACAACGCCACGGCGATCTGAGCCTTGAGGTTGCGCTCGCCGGAAATGGCCGACGATATCCCTTGAAAGGCATAGACGAAACTTCTTAAAAGGCTTTTCATATTTTTTTTGACAATGATGTAATCGAACAAGCAAACGCAACGAACGACATCAAATTACTTCCCATCAACAAGTTCTTTTTGCCTTTGAGGTTTACCCAACGATTCAAATACGCTATCCAACGTGCCGGCTAACAACGCAGGGTCTGCGGGAGACTGTGTGAAGCCCTTATACTTTTTAGATTCCTCCAACGCGACGGCGAGGTTGAACCGGTGTTGTTCCTGCATGAAGGCCACGCCTTGTTTCATGAGTCGGGCCGCCAGGTATTCCTGTTCCGTCTGGCCTGGGGTGGGAACAAAGATCGCCCGCTTCTGCAAGGCACTCAAATCCATCACCGTACTGAACCCGCTCCGCGCAATGACGCACGATGCCTGTTCCAACACGGTTTGTAGCGCCGCCCCGGAAAGGAAGTTAACACAATTATCATTGGATTGCTCCTCCGCGGCAGCAGGAAGTCCCCGCACCACAAAATATCTCAGACCCGACGCCTTCACCTGCGGCACCACGATGTTCTCGAACACAGTGCGTTGCGGCTCGGGTCCGGAGAAGACACAGACCATGTCGTACATGGTCTTTGCCGTATGCGTTGGGATGAATCTTGATTGCGGGCCGATGTAGCGGACTGCATAGTTCGCCTGGTGTCTCCCAAAGGTGATCAAGTCTCCGGCCAGGGCATGATCGCCGGGAAAGTCGGGGATCCAGCATTCGGTGAACTTCCGGATGAAAGAATGGTTGATCCGGCGGATCCACGGGGCCATCCAACCAAAGCGTTTTGGCATGAGGATGTTGCTTTGATGCGTAATGAATATGCTGGGCGCCGACGCGGTCCAGCAGCCATAACGGTTGTCGGAAATGACGAGATCGAGGGCGTGCTCCTTGACATAGCGCTCCACGCAGGCATGCTCTTCACGGATGGCGCGTCTGAACTTTGAAAGTTGCCGGGCCATGCTCCAGGCCATGCTCCGCGTTGCAGGGTATGACGGTTGATAGCCGGGTAATTCCAGGAAGGTGAGTTGTGGAAACTCTCTCTCCAGGAGTAAGCGGGAATCGCCGCTGCCGGCAATAAACACTTCGCAGCCTCTTCGCTGCAACTCACGGATCAGCGGGATGCAACGGGTGGCATGCCCGAGGCCCCAGTCCAGCGGCGCTATCAGTACGCGTTTGGTCACGAAAGTGTTTTGAATTGAAAACCTTGTTGCGTAAAATGATCGAGCACGCGCGGCAACGCATAGGTCATGTTCCGTTCGGCTTTGAGGCTGTCGTGGAAAACGATGATGGAGCCGGGGCGTATGGCGTTGATGGTGTTCTTCAGACAACGCTCGGCGCTCAGGTGCCGGTCGTAGTCCACGGAAAGCACGTCCCACATGATGATCCGGAAATCGGCAAGTGCTTTTATTTGGCTTCGGGTGATCCGTCCATAGGGAGGACGAAAGAGCGCCGGCACTTTGGTGTACCGGGCCATTTCTTCCTGGCACTGTTTTATGTTTTGCACATAGTCGCCACGATTTGTTCTCCAGCCATTCATATGATTGAAGGTATGATTGGCCACCGCATGTTCCTTGGCAACCACGTGTTTGAAAATGTCGGGGTGCTTCCGGACGTTATCACCAATACAAAAAAAAGTAGCCTTGGCGTTGTGCCCCGCGA carries:
- a CDS encoding TatD family hydrolase, with the protein product MNFYVDTHAHIYHEDFIKDYADMLHRCEEQQIGKIFMPNVDHTSIDRMMELESRSPQTCIAMMGLHPCSVKKDFERELYLVENWLSKRKFAAVGEIGTDLYWDKTFWDQQVEAFNVQIEWAKRYSLPIVIHCRESLDKTIDLVEKVQDGRLSGIFHCYGGTVEQAERIIKLGFYLGIGGVATFKNGGLEPVLEAVSLDHMVLETDSPYLAPVPHRGKRNEPSYIPLVADKIATVKKCPLEDVRSMTTRNALALFNLSV
- a CDS encoding diacylglycerol kinase family protein produces the protein MKSLLRSFVYAFQGISSAISGERNLKAQIAVALLVIGAGFYVSITPEEWCIVILCIGVVIGLELMNSAIESLVDLVTLERKPLAGKIKDIAAGAVLVVSCMAVVIGIIIFRKYLL
- a CDS encoding glycosyltransferase encodes the protein MTKRVLIAPLDWGLGHATRCIPLIRELQRRGCEVFIAGSGDSRLLLEREFPQLTFLELPGYQPSYPATRSMAWSMARQLSKFRRAIREEHACVERYVKEHALDLVISDNRYGCWTASAPSIFITHQSNILMPKRFGWMAPWIRRINHSFIRKFTECWIPDFPGDHALAGDLITFGRHQANYAVRYIGPQSRFIPTHTAKTMYDMVCVFSGPEPQRTVFENIVVPQVKASGLRYFVVRGLPAAAEEQSNDNCVNFLSGAALQTVLEQASCVIARSGFSTVMDLSALQKRAIFVPTPGQTEQEYLAARLMKQGVAFMQEQHRFNLAVALEESKKYKGFTQSPADPALLAGTLDSVFESLGKPQRQKELVDGK
- a CDS encoding polysaccharide deacetylase family protein encodes the protein MLHRTPSLLPFLYPSLTWRIENASRELYLTFDDGPVPGPTEFVLDTLAGHNAKATFFCIGDNVRKHPDIFKHVVAKEHAVANHTFNHMNGWRTNRGDYVQNIKQCQEEMARYTKVPALFRPPYGRITRSQIKALADFRIIMWDVLSVDYDRHLSAERCLKNTINAIRPGSIIVFHDSLKAERNMTYALPRVLDHFTQQGFQFKTLS